The Oncorhynchus gorbuscha isolate QuinsamMale2020 ecotype Even-year linkage group LG08, OgorEven_v1.0, whole genome shotgun sequence DNA window ATAACACCATCATTGTATAAGGATGTTTTCCTTTGCATGAAATACCACAGCAATTCCCTCAATGTATAGTCCCTCTCTGGGTGAGTAGGTGACCTCTGTCTGAACATTGATATATAAATGACGCAAAATACAGTAAGCAGTTTATTTCGTTACCTCTTCATTTCTactcctcaacctctctctacatTGTAATCAAACCAACTACCCCCCGCTTCCTTCCTCTTACACAGTAACAAACACCAGTCGGGCAGAGTAGATCAGGTCTGCCAGGTAGAGCACAAGGTTAACTGCGGTGAGCACAGCCACAGCCATCTGCCTGTCCCAGTCGCACAGCCCTGCATATCTGCCACAGCCATAGGGCCTGGAGGATCCCCCGTGCTTCTTGTCAAACTTAAAAATGGGCCAGATGATGGTGGCGGAGAGGTACATGGCGACAGCCAGAACGGCGTAGGCGGACAGGAAGCGGGCAAAGGGGAAGGGCAGGCAGCCGGTGCACTCACAGATACACAGCACTATAATGGCCGCTGACAGGATGAAACAGATGCAGAAGACGGCCAGGCACCACCTCAGTGCATTGTGTGAGTCGTAGGACACTGGGTCGCTGATGAAGACGAAGATGACGCAGGCTACAAAAGTCTCACACACCTTCAGCAGACCCGGGGCGGTGGCCATGTAACCTGCTACCTCTCCTGGCCTGGCTTTGCTGATGCTCACCTCACAAATGTAAGCGATGGTTGCCAGGCAGGAGAAGACGGTGGCCACAATGCGGTAGTTTTGAGTCTCGCTGCGGTAGGTCTGGCCCTTGAGGAAGTAGAGGGGGAAGAtgatggaggcagagaggcagagcagGGAGGCGTAGCAGGCAAAGGTGATGGGGAAGTTCTTCCAGGAGACAGGGGCACGGGTCTGCAGGCCAAACAGCTccaccagcagcaccagcaggGTCCCAGCGAAGCTGAAGGCCcagcagaacacacaccagtcccctGTGCCATGGGAGAGGTTGGCCCCATGGACGGTCACAGCAAAGGCCACACAGGAGAACACCAAAGCACACAAACGCACCCAAAACAGGGGGTTGGAGTGCACCACTACTATCGGCATGACGGGATATGGATGATGCTTGACAACTAGAATGGGTTAGATTAAAGTGAAAGGCTGAATAGGCTGGAGATGAGATATTTATGTGgaatactgtaggactactgttCTTGGTGCATCAGGTGCAGAGGGATCTTCTAAGGAGACACAGAATTGAGAGCAGCTTCAGTAACAAAGAACAAATTAACAGAATGCATTCATATAAAAACAATAAAGTTCTAAATGGCAAGTCTTGATTCCATTATGGTTCTCATAAAACATTCGTAATGGTGTATCATATTTGACGACATGAGGGCAACAGTTATATTTTCTTTCCAATATCTTCTTGTAAATGTAACATAATAGTGGGTGACAATACACAAAAGTTTATCAATTCAATCATGGATTTTGCATTTTAAAgatcatgtacagttgaagtcagaagttgatatacacttaggttggtgtcattaaaacttcaaccactccacaattttcttgttaacaaactatagttttggaatgccggttaggacatccactttgtgcatgacacaagtcatttttccaacaattgtttacagacagattatttcacttataattcactgtatcacaattccagtgggtcagaagattacatacaataatttgactgtgcctttaaacagcttggaaaattccagaaaattatgtcatggctttagaagcttctgataggctaattgacatcatttgagtcaatttg harbors:
- the LOC124041607 gene encoding myeloid-associated differentiation marker homolog, which codes for MPIVVVHSNPLFWVRLCALVFSCVAFAVTVHGANLSHGTGDWCVFCWAFSFAGTLLVLLVELFGLQTRAPVSWKNFPITFACYASLLCLSASIIFPLYFLKGQTYRSETQNYRIVATVFSCLATIAYICEVSISKARPGEVAGYMATAPGLLKVCETFVACVIFVFISDPVSYDSHNALRWCLAVFCICFILSAAIIVLCICECTGCLPFPFARFLSAYAVLAVAMYLSATIIWPIFKFDKKHGGSSRPYGCGRYAGLCDWDRQMAVAVLTAVNLVLYLADLIYSARLVFVTV